One Halobacterium zhouii genomic region harbors:
- a CDS encoding PGF-CTERM sorting domain-containing protein — MSLARIVLALVALLVGATVATPVAAGANSQSDSTNWQTLESEHFLIKYQSGYQADAERTLQYMRFARNHTLDVFDTRLENKVEVYVHPWDEYSRSKWAVYTETQQADDGNGLDADVHLMAPSERPSPTQEERRRFFRHGMTHEYAQTHMYYGMLQNGNWVSMPSWLNQGIPEYVAMYHTTDDIQNSQFEQTEVVREMITQDSGYLMSISQEPYKSGPLVVKYIVDEYGWDAVMGVLRTEHSNALLAFESNLGVSVREFQDRWLVHASEEYGGDYPQAEARLADTNAHRTEDLLVRLDSKNETIDELRARLAAQKETIEEQDETIAYLRDALQNQSDGASTTDAADPAETTDTSAGSSGVSSPGFGAGVALLSLLAAGAIAVRRRGG; from the coding sequence ATGTCACTAGCGAGGATCGTGCTGGCTCTCGTCGCGCTACTGGTCGGTGCGACCGTCGCTACGCCGGTGGCCGCGGGAGCGAACTCGCAATCCGACTCGACGAACTGGCAGACCCTCGAATCCGAGCACTTCCTCATCAAGTACCAGTCCGGCTATCAGGCCGACGCCGAGCGCACGCTACAGTACATGCGCTTCGCGCGGAACCACACGCTGGATGTGTTCGACACCCGACTCGAGAACAAGGTCGAGGTGTACGTCCACCCGTGGGACGAGTACAGTCGCTCCAAGTGGGCCGTGTACACGGAGACTCAACAGGCGGACGACGGGAACGGACTCGACGCTGACGTCCACCTTATGGCACCGTCCGAACGACCCTCCCCGACCCAGGAGGAACGCCGGCGGTTCTTCCGGCACGGGATGACCCACGAGTACGCGCAGACTCACATGTACTACGGGATGCTCCAGAACGGCAACTGGGTCTCGATGCCGAGTTGGCTCAACCAGGGCATCCCGGAGTACGTCGCGATGTACCACACTACCGACGACATCCAGAACAGCCAGTTCGAGCAGACCGAGGTGGTTCGGGAGATGATCACACAGGACAGCGGCTACCTGATGTCGATCTCGCAGGAACCGTACAAGAGCGGCCCGCTCGTCGTCAAGTACATCGTTGATGAGTACGGCTGGGACGCGGTGATGGGCGTCCTTCGCACCGAGCACTCGAACGCACTCCTCGCGTTCGAGTCGAATCTCGGCGTGTCCGTCCGGGAGTTCCAGGATCGGTGGTTAGTCCACGCGAGCGAAGAGTACGGCGGTGACTATCCACAGGCCGAAGCACGCCTGGCGGACACGAACGCACACCGAACTGAGGACCTGCTGGTGCGCCTCGATTCGAAAAACGAGACTATCGACGAACTCCGTGCGCGACTCGCAGCGCAAAAGGAGACCATCGAGGAACAGGACGAGACGATAGCTTACCTCCGCGACGCCCTCCAGAACCAGTCTGACGGTGCATCCACAACCGACGCCGCAGACCCCGCGGAAACCACCGATACGTCGGCGGGTTCGTCCGGAGTGTCCAGTCCAGGATTCGGCGCTGGCGTCGCGCTGTTGTCCTTGCTGGCCGCGGGTGCCATCGCAGTCAGACGTCGCGGCGGCTGA
- a CDS encoding cupin domain-containing protein, which translates to MTTTESTDAVIRRADDADYEDVGAADGMRKGVLLDESDGAPNFAMRRFVLDPGASVPEHTNDVEHEQYVLEGEYTVGIDGEEHTVSAGDSLLIPAGVVHSYENDGDQQGAFICVVPNGDDEIKLVE; encoded by the coding sequence ATGACCACGACCGAGTCGACTGACGCCGTGATTCGCCGCGCCGACGACGCCGACTACGAGGACGTCGGGGCCGCCGACGGCATGCGGAAGGGAGTGTTGCTGGACGAGTCGGACGGCGCGCCGAACTTCGCGATGCGTCGGTTCGTCCTCGACCCGGGCGCGAGCGTCCCCGAACACACGAACGACGTCGAACACGAGCAGTACGTCCTCGAAGGCGAGTACACGGTCGGCATCGACGGCGAGGAACACACCGTTTCGGCGGGCGACAGCCTCCTGATTCCCGCCGGCGTCGTCCACTCCTACGAGAACGACGGCGACCAGCAGGGCGCGTTCATCTGCGTCGTTCCCAATGGGGACGACGAAATCAAACTGGTGGAGTAG